In Entelurus aequoreus isolate RoL-2023_Sb linkage group LG13, RoL_Eaeq_v1.1, whole genome shotgun sequence, a genomic segment contains:
- the LOC133663294 gene encoding solute carrier family 35 member F5-like isoform X2 translates to MECMFIMNRMGSQGGSAYHRRRMALGVAILLLVDVIWVASSELTSYIFKHQDYNKPFFSTFTKTSMFVLYLLGFLLWRPWRQQCTGSLKHHNASLVTDADAYFAPCNNDTTVNNCLSEPLYVPVKFQDVPADHSNCLHEACGSCSKKQRVRFSNIMEVRQLPSTQALEAKLSRMSYPAAKDHEAVLRTMGKLTITDVAKISFFFCFVWFLANLSYQEALSDTQVAIVNILSSTSGLFTLIFAGIFPSNSSDRFTLSKLLAVALSMGGVALVSLSSMDRPDEKGTIGSLWSLAGSLLYAVYIVLIKRLVDREDKLDIPMFFGFVGLFNLLLLWPGFLLLHYTGFEAFELPSQLVWTYILFNGLIGTVLSEFLWLWGCFLTSSLIGTLALSLTIPLSILADICMQKVHFSWQFFAGAVPVFLAFFIATLLCHYNNWDPVMVGLRRLYAFSFRRHRIQRLPEDIELCESLIPLHTSE, encoded by the exons ATGGAATGCATGTTCATCATGAATCGAATGGGCTCTCAAGGTGGCTCTGCATACCATCGGCGACGTATGGCTCTGGGGGTGGCAATACTTCTGCTGGTGGATGTCATCTGGGTAGCCTCGTCTGAGCTCACATCA TACATTTTCAAGCATCAGGACTACAACAAGCCCTTCTTCAGCACATTTACCAAGACATCTATGTTTGTACTCTACTTGTTGGGTTTCCTGCTGTGGCGTCCTTGGAGGCAGCAGTGTACTGGTTCCCTCAAACACCACAATGCTTCTCTG GTTACTGATGCAGATGCCTACTTTGCTCCCTGCAACAATGACACCACTGTGAACAACTGCTTG AGTGAACCACTGTATGTACCAGTGAAGTTTCAAGACGTACCTGCTGATCATTCCAATTGTTTACATGAAGCCTGTGGATCTT GTTCTAAAAAGCAGAGGGTGCGTTTTAGTAATATTATGGAGGTGCGGCAGCTACCATCTACTCAAGCCCTGGAGGCCAAACTGTCCCGCATGTCCTACCCTGCTGCCAAGGACCATGAGGCCGTATTGCGCACAATGGGCAAGCTCACCATTACTGATGTGGCCAAAATTAGCTTTTTTTTCTGCTTTGTG TGGTTCCTGGCCAATTTGTCTTATCAGGAAGCTCTCTCTGACACACAGGTTGCTATTGTTAACATTTTGTCATCCACATCAG GCCTGTTTACACTTATCTTTGCTGGCATATTTCCCAGTAACAGCAGTGACCGTTTCACCTTGTCCAAATTGTTAGCAGTGGCACTGAG TATGGGGGGTGTTGCACTTGTGAGCCTTTCCAGCATGGACCGTCCTGACGAGAAAGGCACTATTG GTTCCTTATGGTCACTGGCTGGGTCGTTATTATATGCTGTCTATATTGTATTGATCAAAAGACTGGTAGATCGAGAGGATAAGCTTGATATTCCCATGTTCTTTG GGTTTGTAGGTCTATTCAATCTGCTGCTGCTGTGGCCTGGCTTCCTCCTGCTTCACTACACAGGGTTTGAGGCCTTTGAGCTTCCCAGCCAGCTCGTGTGGACCTACATCCTTTTTAATGGTCTGATTGGAACAGTTCTCTCTGAGTTTCTTTGGCTCTG GGGCTGTTTCCTCACATCATCCCTAATTGGTACACTGGCCCTGAGCCTCACCATACCGCTCTCTATTTTGGCAGATATTTGCATGCAGAAG gtaCATTTCTCGTGGCAGTTTTTTGCAGGGGCTGTGCCTGTCTTTCTCGCCTTCTTTATTGCCACACTTCTATGCCACTACAATAACTGGGATCCTGTCATGGTGGGGCTGAGGAGACTGTATGCCTTTAGCTTTCGAAGACATCGCATCCAGAG ACTGCCAGAGGACATTGAGCTATGTGAAAGCCTTATTCCGCTGCACACGTCTGAATGA
- the LOC133663294 gene encoding solute carrier family 35 member F5-like isoform X1, producing the protein MECMFIMNRMGSQGGSAYHRRRMALGVAILLLVDVIWVASSELTSYIFKHQDYNKPFFSTFTKTSMFVLYLLGFLLWRPWRQQCTGSLKHHNASLVTDADAYFAPCNNDTTVNNCLSEPLYVPVKFQDVPADHSNCLHEACGSSGSKKQRVRFSNIMEVRQLPSTQALEAKLSRMSYPAAKDHEAVLRTMGKLTITDVAKISFFFCFVWFLANLSYQEALSDTQVAIVNILSSTSGLFTLIFAGIFPSNSSDRFTLSKLLAVALSMGGVALVSLSSMDRPDEKGTIGSLWSLAGSLLYAVYIVLIKRLVDREDKLDIPMFFGFVGLFNLLLLWPGFLLLHYTGFEAFELPSQLVWTYILFNGLIGTVLSEFLWLWGCFLTSSLIGTLALSLTIPLSILADICMQKVHFSWQFFAGAVPVFLAFFIATLLCHYNNWDPVMVGLRRLYAFSFRRHRIQRLPEDIELCESLIPLHTSE; encoded by the exons ATGGAATGCATGTTCATCATGAATCGAATGGGCTCTCAAGGTGGCTCTGCATACCATCGGCGACGTATGGCTCTGGGGGTGGCAATACTTCTGCTGGTGGATGTCATCTGGGTAGCCTCGTCTGAGCTCACATCA TACATTTTCAAGCATCAGGACTACAACAAGCCCTTCTTCAGCACATTTACCAAGACATCTATGTTTGTACTCTACTTGTTGGGTTTCCTGCTGTGGCGTCCTTGGAGGCAGCAGTGTACTGGTTCCCTCAAACACCACAATGCTTCTCTG GTTACTGATGCAGATGCCTACTTTGCTCCCTGCAACAATGACACCACTGTGAACAACTGCTTG AGTGAACCACTGTATGTACCAGTGAAGTTTCAAGACGTACCTGCTGATCATTCCAATTGTTTACATGAAGCCTGTGGATCTT CAGGTTCTAAAAAGCAGAGGGTGCGTTTTAGTAATATTATGGAGGTGCGGCAGCTACCATCTACTCAAGCCCTGGAGGCCAAACTGTCCCGCATGTCCTACCCTGCTGCCAAGGACCATGAGGCCGTATTGCGCACAATGGGCAAGCTCACCATTACTGATGTGGCCAAAATTAGCTTTTTTTTCTGCTTTGTG TGGTTCCTGGCCAATTTGTCTTATCAGGAAGCTCTCTCTGACACACAGGTTGCTATTGTTAACATTTTGTCATCCACATCAG GCCTGTTTACACTTATCTTTGCTGGCATATTTCCCAGTAACAGCAGTGACCGTTTCACCTTGTCCAAATTGTTAGCAGTGGCACTGAG TATGGGGGGTGTTGCACTTGTGAGCCTTTCCAGCATGGACCGTCCTGACGAGAAAGGCACTATTG GTTCCTTATGGTCACTGGCTGGGTCGTTATTATATGCTGTCTATATTGTATTGATCAAAAGACTGGTAGATCGAGAGGATAAGCTTGATATTCCCATGTTCTTTG GGTTTGTAGGTCTATTCAATCTGCTGCTGCTGTGGCCTGGCTTCCTCCTGCTTCACTACACAGGGTTTGAGGCCTTTGAGCTTCCCAGCCAGCTCGTGTGGACCTACATCCTTTTTAATGGTCTGATTGGAACAGTTCTCTCTGAGTTTCTTTGGCTCTG GGGCTGTTTCCTCACATCATCCCTAATTGGTACACTGGCCCTGAGCCTCACCATACCGCTCTCTATTTTGGCAGATATTTGCATGCAGAAG gtaCATTTCTCGTGGCAGTTTTTTGCAGGGGCTGTGCCTGTCTTTCTCGCCTTCTTTATTGCCACACTTCTATGCCACTACAATAACTGGGATCCTGTCATGGTGGGGCTGAGGAGACTGTATGCCTTTAGCTTTCGAAGACATCGCATCCAGAG ACTGCCAGAGGACATTGAGCTATGTGAAAGCCTTATTCCGCTGCACACGTCTGAATGA